A region of the Terriglobia bacterium genome:
TGCCGCGCGCGCGCAACTGGTCGCCGGACTTGATCTCAGCGAACCCGCTCTTCTGCGCCTCAGAGAACTTGATGGAGTTGGGAGCGTAGCGGCGGAACAAAGTGTCCTTGGAGGTCTTCACCGTAACTTTCAGCGTGGGATTCACGTCCACGGTGACCGTGCCCCCTGCGGCGTCCACGGCGGTGACGATGCCGCCGGTGCCGCGCTTCTGCCAGTCCTGCATCTCCTGCTGCTGCTTTTGGGCGACGTCGCCTTGCTTCATGACAACAATCGCCAGGGCGATCATGGAATCTGCGTTGTCACCGGGTTTACCGCGCACCAGCATGCGGTCGCCCACCTGGATTTCCTGCAAGGTCATCGGCGTAGCGGACTTCAAGTCTGTCTGTCCGGGCGCCATGCGCACCACGCGCGCGCCTTCCTGCACGGTGACGCTGACGTCGGGACCGGAGTCGGGTTTGAGGACAAGCTTCTGGCCGTCCATGGATTTGAGCGTACCGACTTTGCGAACCAACTGGCTGGCGGCCTGCTGATTGTCCTGCGATTGAGCGGCAGGAAGGGCCTGCGCCGATGGACACGTCAGGGTTGCTACGGCCAGCGCCCCCGCGAGGGCAAGCTTTACCGCCGGCTTTGGATGTGCACCTTGCATCATTCTCCTCAGATAGTTTCCTCAGATAGACTTACGATTTCGCACGGCCTTGTCTGCTGCTTGCCGCCCAAACGTGCCAGGGGGACAAGCGGGACAGGGGAATCCACAGTTTCCAAGCCGTTTTTGCTGCTGAACTTCTTCATCCGGCCTAATCGGCGGGCGGGGAAGACGCTGTTGCTCCTCTATCATCTCAAAAGACGCCTAAATTGGCTAAAGATCACGGTAAAAGTCCTGTAAAAAGGAAGCCATGAATAATACACGCCACGTCAACACCATGAATGCCCGGCGCTACCTGGTCCTTCTGGTGGTTGTGCTGGGCAGCACTCTGGGTGACGTTTTTCTTTCCCGCGGCATGAAGCAGATCGGCCACATCACCATGTCGAACTGGCGCGATCTCACGCTGGCCATCACCAACCCCTGGGTCGTTCTGGGGACCCTGCTGCTGATCGCCTTCTTTGCCTCGTACCTCTCGGCGCTTTCCTGGGCGGATTTGTCTTACATCATGCTGATTACGGCGTTCGGCAACGTGCTCACGGCGCTGCTGGCAAAGTTCATGCTGCACGAGCACATTCCGTTCACCCGCTGGACGGGAATCCTGCTCATCACCTTTGGCGTGAGCTTTGTGGGACGCGGCCCATCGCTCACGGTGTCCGATGAACCAACCGGTGAGCCGGCCGGCGCCGCGTCCGGAGGGAGCAAGCCATGAGCGCTTACCACCATCTGGCCGACTTCCTGTTTATTGTTTTGCTGGTGGCCTTCACCACCTTTGGAGATTTGTTGATGGCCCGCGCCATGCGCCAGGTCGGCGACGTGGATTTGCTCCGCAAACAGTCAGGGTTCTTCGGCGTAGTCCGCGCCGTCCTGTCCAAGATGTCTTTTTATGGCGCGATGCTTTGCATGACGGCCAGTTTTTTCAGCTTGCTGGTCGCCCTTTCACTGATTGATCTCAGCATTGTGATTCCGGCGTCCTCCTCGCTGACTTTTCTGTCCACCCTGATTGGCGCCAAGTTTTTTCTGAGGGAGCATGTTGACCGGCGGCGCTGGATTGCCGGCGCGGTGGTGACCTGTGGAATCATATTGCTGGCCATGGAATAAATCGCGGCAGCAGATACCGCGGTTTCGAGCCCGGCACAGATCACGCGCATGGATGATGGCCGTCACATCCTTGGAAGGTCAAAAACATCAATGATGGATGTTGAGAACTCTGGCTCAATTCTTACCTCTTCAATTCTTACCGCTCATTTCATTTCAGGCCAGATAAGTCCCGCTGTTAAGAAGAGGCCGCATTCCTGCCGGCGCCAACCGGCGAAAGACGTCGGCCGAAGGAGGACGAGAGCAATGTACAAGAACATCCTAATTCCAACAGACGGCTCGGCGCTGTCCGGAACAGCGATCCAGGACGGTATCGCCATGGCCAAAGCGATGGGCGCGAAGATTACCGTGCTCACAACCTGGGCGCCATTCCATACTTTTTCCTTCGACTCGGCGATGCTCGAAGATACGCTGCCGCAATACAACCAGCAGATGAAGGAGAAAGCGGTGAAGACCCTGGCCGCCGCCGCCAACGCGGCAAAAGCCGCCGGGGTGGCCTGCGACACCGTGCAACTGGAACACGAGCATCCCTACCAGGCCATTATTGATACGGCCAAGCAAAAAGGCTGCGACCTGGTGGTGATGGCTTCGCACGGCCGCCGCGGTGTCTCGGCGCTGGTGCTGGGCA
Encoded here:
- a CDS encoding DUF5666 domain-containing protein, with product MMQGAHPKPAVKLALAGALAVATLTCPSAQALPAAQSQDNQQAASQLVRKVGTLKSMDGQKLVLKPDSGPDVSVTVQEGARVVRMAPGQTDLKSATPMTLQEIQVGDRMLVRGKPGDNADSMIALAIVVMKQGDVAQKQQQEMQDWQKRGTGGIVTAVDAAGGTVTVDVNPTLKVTVKTSKDTLFRRYAPNSIKFSEAQKSGFAEIKSGDQLRARGTRSADGKELAADEVISGTFRNIAGTITAIDAPNNTITIKDILGKKTVVVKLTGESQMRKLPVQMAQMIAFFLKSPEAAQAAAASAGGNAAGGPGGAQGAPGQAGGGQGGGRRGTPDFGQMVSRLPAVTLADLQKEEAVMIVSTPGTGNSEVTAITLLSGVEPILTASPSITGAAQLLSGWNLSSPGGEGGPQ
- a CDS encoding DMT family transporter, coding for MNARRYLVLLVVVLGSTLGDVFLSRGMKQIGHITMSNWRDLTLAITNPWVVLGTLLLIAFFASYLSALSWADLSYIMLITAFGNVLTALLAKFMLHEHIPFTRWTGILLITFGVSFVGRGPSLTVSDEPTGEPAGAASGGSKP
- a CDS encoding universal stress protein; amino-acid sequence: MYKNILIPTDGSALSGTAIQDGIAMAKAMGAKITVLTTWAPFHTFSFDSAMLEDTLPQYNQQMKEKAVKTLAAAANAAKAAGVACDTVQLEHEHPYQAIIDTAKQKGCDLVVMASHGRRGVSALVLGSETVKVLTHSKVPVLVHR